A portion of the Punica granatum isolate Tunisia-2019 chromosome 7, ASM765513v2, whole genome shotgun sequence genome contains these proteins:
- the LOC116213634 gene encoding phosphoethanolamine N-methyltransferase 1-like isoform X1 yields the protein MSLFRSRLVVEGDERLVQKSYWIEHCADLTVEAMMLDSKAADLDKEERPEVLSMLPDHEGKSVLELGAGIGRFTGELAKKAGQLVALDFIDSAIRKNEAINGHHKNAKFLCADVTSPDLPIAEESMDLIFSNWLLMYLSDEEVESLAHRMVRWLKVGGYIFFRESCFHQSGDSKRKYNPTHYREPRFYTKVFKECQLTDASGNSYELSLIGCRCIGAYVRSKKNQNQICWIWHKIKSEDDKGFQRFLDNVQYKSNGILRYERVFGPGFVSTGGIETTKEFVEKLELKPGQKVLDVGCGIGGGDFYMSEKYEVEVLGIDLSVNMISFALERAVGLKCTVEFEVADCTTKEYPENSFDVIYSRDTILHIQDKPALFRSFFKWLKPGGKVLISDYCRSPGTPSPDFAAYIKQRGYDLHDVEAYGQMLRDAGFNEVIAEDQTDQFMKVLTRELDAVEKEKEAFISDFSQQDYDDIVNGWKAKLVRSSSGEQRWGLFIAKKN from the exons ATGAGCTTATTTCGATCCCGCCTCGTCGTTGAAG GAGATGAGCGTTTGGTCCAGAAGAGCTATTGGATCGAGCATTGTGCGGACCTCACCGTCGAGGCCATGATGCTCGACTCCAAGGCCGCGGATCTCGACAAAGAGGAGCGACCCGAG GTGCTTTCTATGCTCCCGGATCATGAGGGAAAATCAGTTTTAGAACTTGGAGCAGGCATAGGTCGCTTTACTGGCGAATTAGCTAAGAAAGCCGGTCAGCTTGTGGCTCTTGATTTTATTGACAGTGCGATCAGGAAG AATGAAGCCATAAACGGGCATCATAAGAATGCAAAGTTTCTATGTGCCGATGTGACATCGCCAGACCTGCCTATTGCAGAGGAGTCGATGgacttgatattttctaattgGTTGCTTATGTATCTTTCAGATGAAGag GTTGAGAGTCTGGCGCATAGGATGGTCAGATGGTTGAAGGTTGGCGGATATATTTTCTTCAGAGAATCCTGCTTCCATCAATCTGGGGACTCCAAGAGGAAGTATAATCCAACGCATTACCGGGAGCCCAGATTCTACACAAAG GTTTTTAAAGAATGTCAATTGACTGATGCATCGGGAAATTCCTACGAGCTCTCCCTTATTGGCTGCAGATGTATTGGAGCTTATGTCCGGAGCAAGAAGAATCAGAATCAG ATTTGCTGGATATGGCATAAGATCAAGTCGGAAGATGATAAAGGGTTCCAGCGGTTCTTGGACAATGTTCAGTATAAATCTAACGGCATACTGCGTTATGAGCGTGTCTTTGGCCCAGGCTTTGTGAGCACGGGAGGGATTG AGACTACCAAAGAGTTTGTGGAGAAGCTGGAGCTAAAGCCTGGCCAGAAAGTTTTAGATGTCGGCTGTGGCATCGGAGGAGGAGACTTCTACATGTCTGAGAAGTACGAGGTTGAGGTTCTTGGCATCGATCTCTCAGTGAATATGATTTCTTTTGCTCTCGAGCGTGCTGTTGGGCTCAAATGCACTGTTGAATTTGAAGTCGCTGATTGCACCACCAAAGAATATCCCGAGAACTCATTTGACGTGATCTACAGCCGGGACACTATCTTGCACATTCAA GACAAACCTGCATTGTTCAGGTCGTTTTTCAAGTGGTTGAAGCCTGGAGGTAAAGTTCTTATCAGTGATTACTGCAGAAGTCCTGGAACCCCTTCACCTGATTTTGCAGCTTATATCAAGCAACGGGGATATGATCTCCACGATGTGGAGGCTTATGGTCAG ATGCTCAGGGATGCTGGGTTCAATGAAGTCATTGCAGAGGATCAAACTGATCAG TTTATGAAAGTTTTGACAAGGGAACTGGATGCTGttgagaaagaaaaggaagcatTCATCAGTGACTTCTCTCAG CAAGACTATGACGACATCGTCAACGGGTGGAAAGCAAAGCTGGTCAGGAGCTCATCGGGCGAGCAGAGGTGGGGCCTCTTTATTGCCAAGAAGAACTGA
- the LOC116213634 gene encoding phosphoethanolamine N-methyltransferase 1-like isoform X2: MAAQGDERLVQKSYWIEHCADLTVEAMMLDSKAADLDKEERPEVLSMLPDHEGKSVLELGAGIGRFTGELAKKAGQLVALDFIDSAIRKNEAINGHHKNAKFLCADVTSPDLPIAEESMDLIFSNWLLMYLSDEEVESLAHRMVRWLKVGGYIFFRESCFHQSGDSKRKYNPTHYREPRFYTKVFKECQLTDASGNSYELSLIGCRCIGAYVRSKKNQNQICWIWHKIKSEDDKGFQRFLDNVQYKSNGILRYERVFGPGFVSTGGIETTKEFVEKLELKPGQKVLDVGCGIGGGDFYMSEKYEVEVLGIDLSVNMISFALERAVGLKCTVEFEVADCTTKEYPENSFDVIYSRDTILHIQDKPALFRSFFKWLKPGGKVLISDYCRSPGTPSPDFAAYIKQRGYDLHDVEAYGQMLRDAGFNEVIAEDQTDQFMKVLTRELDAVEKEKEAFISDFSQQDYDDIVNGWKAKLVRSSSGEQRWGLFIAKKN, translated from the exons ATGGCGGCTCAAG GAGATGAGCGTTTGGTCCAGAAGAGCTATTGGATCGAGCATTGTGCGGACCTCACCGTCGAGGCCATGATGCTCGACTCCAAGGCCGCGGATCTCGACAAAGAGGAGCGACCCGAG GTGCTTTCTATGCTCCCGGATCATGAGGGAAAATCAGTTTTAGAACTTGGAGCAGGCATAGGTCGCTTTACTGGCGAATTAGCTAAGAAAGCCGGTCAGCTTGTGGCTCTTGATTTTATTGACAGTGCGATCAGGAAG AATGAAGCCATAAACGGGCATCATAAGAATGCAAAGTTTCTATGTGCCGATGTGACATCGCCAGACCTGCCTATTGCAGAGGAGTCGATGgacttgatattttctaattgGTTGCTTATGTATCTTTCAGATGAAGag GTTGAGAGTCTGGCGCATAGGATGGTCAGATGGTTGAAGGTTGGCGGATATATTTTCTTCAGAGAATCCTGCTTCCATCAATCTGGGGACTCCAAGAGGAAGTATAATCCAACGCATTACCGGGAGCCCAGATTCTACACAAAG GTTTTTAAAGAATGTCAATTGACTGATGCATCGGGAAATTCCTACGAGCTCTCCCTTATTGGCTGCAGATGTATTGGAGCTTATGTCCGGAGCAAGAAGAATCAGAATCAG ATTTGCTGGATATGGCATAAGATCAAGTCGGAAGATGATAAAGGGTTCCAGCGGTTCTTGGACAATGTTCAGTATAAATCTAACGGCATACTGCGTTATGAGCGTGTCTTTGGCCCAGGCTTTGTGAGCACGGGAGGGATTG AGACTACCAAAGAGTTTGTGGAGAAGCTGGAGCTAAAGCCTGGCCAGAAAGTTTTAGATGTCGGCTGTGGCATCGGAGGAGGAGACTTCTACATGTCTGAGAAGTACGAGGTTGAGGTTCTTGGCATCGATCTCTCAGTGAATATGATTTCTTTTGCTCTCGAGCGTGCTGTTGGGCTCAAATGCACTGTTGAATTTGAAGTCGCTGATTGCACCACCAAAGAATATCCCGAGAACTCATTTGACGTGATCTACAGCCGGGACACTATCTTGCACATTCAA GACAAACCTGCATTGTTCAGGTCGTTTTTCAAGTGGTTGAAGCCTGGAGGTAAAGTTCTTATCAGTGATTACTGCAGAAGTCCTGGAACCCCTTCACCTGATTTTGCAGCTTATATCAAGCAACGGGGATATGATCTCCACGATGTGGAGGCTTATGGTCAG ATGCTCAGGGATGCTGGGTTCAATGAAGTCATTGCAGAGGATCAAACTGATCAG TTTATGAAAGTTTTGACAAGGGAACTGGATGCTGttgagaaagaaaaggaagcatTCATCAGTGACTTCTCTCAG CAAGACTATGACGACATCGTCAACGGGTGGAAAGCAAAGCTGGTCAGGAGCTCATCGGGCGAGCAGAGGTGGGGCCTCTTTATTGCCAAGAAGAACTGA
- the LOC116214903 gene encoding probable auxin efflux carrier component 1c isoform X2 yields the protein MITGTDFYHVMTAMVPLYVAMVLAYGSVKWWKIFTPDQCSGINRFVALFAVPLLSFHFISTNNPYKMNLRFIAADTLQKIIVLVVLFVWSKISKRGCLEWVITLFSVSTLPNTLVMGIPLLKGMYGEFSGSLMVQIVVLQCIIWYTLMLFLFEYRGARMLISEQFPDTAGSIVSIHVDSDIMSLDGRQPLETEAELKEDGKLHVTVRRSNASRSDIFSRKSMGFSSTTPRPSNLTNAEIYSLQSSRNPTPRGSSFNHTDFYSMMGGIPGARNSNFGANDAYGLSASLGPTPRPSNYEEDAGGVGGKPRFHGGYHGSGNNNYPAPNPGMFSPKNAGGKKPNGTAQRKGEEGGRDLHMFVWSSSASPVSDVFGNGNHEFGGTNNDPKDVRLAVSPGKVENQEGEYLERDDFSFGNRRAMENGHETGAEKGDGKPKVMPPTSVMTRLILIMVWRKLIRNPNTYSSLIGLTWSLVCFRWNVEMPKIIEKSISILSDAGLGMAMFSLGLFMALQPRIIACGNSVAAFTMGVRFLTGPAVMAAASIAIGLKGDLLHVAIVQGDIRYANSSPDNTRLLRLAGHIVEERSN from the exons ATGATCACGGGCACCGACTTCTACCACGTCATGACCGCCATGGTCCCGCTCTACGTGGCCATGGTCCTCGCCTACGGCTCCGTCAAGTGGTGGAAGATCTTCACCCCCGACCAGTGCTCCGGCATCAACCGCTTCGTCGCCCTGTTCGCCGTCCCCCTCCTGTCCTTCCACTTCATCTCCACCAACAACCCCTACAAAATGAACCTCCGCTTCATCGCCGCCGACACGCTACAGAAGATCATCGTGCTCGTCGTCCTCTTCGTGTGGAGCAAGATCAGCAAGAGGGGTTGCCTGGAGTGGGTGATCACTCTGTTCTCGGTGTCCACGCTGCCCAACACCCTCGTCATGGGAATCCCTCTGCTCAAGGGTATGTACGGCGAGTTCTCCGGCAGCCTCATGGTCCAGATCGTCGTCCTCCAGTGCATCATTTG GTATACCTTGATGTTGTTTTTGTTCGAGTACCGCGGGGCAAGGATGCTCATCTCGGAACAGTTCCCCGACACGGCGGGCTCGATTGTGTCGATCCACGTGGACTCCGATATCATGTCGCTCGATGGGAGACAGCCCCTTGAGACGGAGGCCGAGCTCAAGGAGGACGGGAAGCTCCACGTGACGGTGAGACGGTCGAACGCCTCGAGGTCTGACATCTTCTCGAGGAAGTCCATGGGCTTCTCGTCGACCACCCCGAGGCCGTCGAACCTCACCAACGCGGAAATCTATTCCCTTCAGTCCTCAAGGAACCCAACCCCGCGGGGCTCCAGCTTCAACCACACCGATTTCTACTCCATGATGGGTGGCATCCCCGGTGCGAGGAACTCTAACTTCGGAGCCAACGATGCATACGGCCTCTCGGCCTCCCTAGGGCCAACACCAAGGCCATCGAACTACGAGGAGGATGCTGGTGGAGTTGGGGGCAAGCCGAGGTTCCATGGCGGTTACCATGGCTCCGGGAACAACAACTACCCCGCCCCGAACCCGGGGATGTTCTCGCCGAAGAATGCGGGGGGTAAGAAGCCAAATGGGACGGCCCAGAGGAAAGGGGAGGAAGGAGGGAGGGATCTCCACATGTTTGTTTGGAGCTCAAGCGCTTCCCCGGTCTCCGACGTATTTGGGAATGGGAACCATGAGTTCGGTGGTACCAACAACGACCCAAAGGACGTGCGATTGGCCGTTTCGCCCGGAAAAG TGGAGAATCAAGAAGGGGAGTACCTAGAGAGGGACGACTTCAGTTTTGGGAATAGGAGGGCAATGGAGAATGGGCATGAAACAGGGGCTGAGAAGGGTGATGGGAAGCCAAAGGTAATGCCACCCACAAGTGTCATGACTAGGCTCATCCTCATCATGGTATGGAGGAAGCTCATCCGGAACCCTAACACGTACTCGAGCCTCATCGGCCTCACCTGGTCCCTCGTCTGTTTCAG GTGGAATGTGGAAATGCCGAAAATAATAGAGAAGTCCATCTCCATACTGTCGGATGCAGGGCTTGGCATGGCAATGTTCAGTCTTG GGCTATTCATGGCGTTGCAACCTAGGATAATAGCATGCGGGAACTCAGTGGCAGCTTTCACAATGGGCGTGAGATTCCTCACTGGCCCGGCCGTCATGGCCGCCGCCTCCATCGCCATCGGCCTCAAGGGCGACCTCTTACATGTTGCCATCGTTCAG GGTGATATTCGGTATGCTAATAGCTCTCCCGATAACACTCGTTTACTACGTCTTGCTGGGCATATAGTGGAAGAGAGGAGCAATTAA
- the LOC116214903 gene encoding probable auxin efflux carrier component 1c isoform X1 → MITGTDFYHVMTAMVPLYVAMVLAYGSVKWWKIFTPDQCSGINRFVALFAVPLLSFHFISTNNPYKMNLRFIAADTLQKIIVLVVLFVWSKISKRGCLEWVITLFSVSTLPNTLVMGIPLLKGMYGEFSGSLMVQIVVLQCIIWYTLMLFLFEYRGARMLISEQFPDTAGSIVSIHVDSDIMSLDGRQPLETEAELKEDGKLHVTVRRSNASRSDIFSRKSMGFSSTTPRPSNLTNAEIYSLQSSRNPTPRGSSFNHTDFYSMMGGIPGARNSNFGANDAYGLSASLGPTPRPSNYEEDAGGVGGKPRFHGGYHGSGNNNYPAPNPGMFSPKNAGGKKPNGTAQRKGEEGGRDLHMFVWSSSASPVSDVFGNGNHEFGGTNNDPKDVRLAVSPGKVENQEGEYLERDDFSFGNRRAMENGHETGAEKGDGKPKVMPPTSVMTRLILIMVWRKLIRNPNTYSSLIGLTWSLVCFRWNVEMPKIIEKSISILSDAGLGMAMFSLGLFMALQPRIIACGNSVAAFTMGVRFLTGPAVMAAASIAIGLKGDLLHVAIVQAALPQGIVPFVFAKEYNVHPDILSTGVIFGMLIALPITLVYYVLLGI, encoded by the exons ATGATCACGGGCACCGACTTCTACCACGTCATGACCGCCATGGTCCCGCTCTACGTGGCCATGGTCCTCGCCTACGGCTCCGTCAAGTGGTGGAAGATCTTCACCCCCGACCAGTGCTCCGGCATCAACCGCTTCGTCGCCCTGTTCGCCGTCCCCCTCCTGTCCTTCCACTTCATCTCCACCAACAACCCCTACAAAATGAACCTCCGCTTCATCGCCGCCGACACGCTACAGAAGATCATCGTGCTCGTCGTCCTCTTCGTGTGGAGCAAGATCAGCAAGAGGGGTTGCCTGGAGTGGGTGATCACTCTGTTCTCGGTGTCCACGCTGCCCAACACCCTCGTCATGGGAATCCCTCTGCTCAAGGGTATGTACGGCGAGTTCTCCGGCAGCCTCATGGTCCAGATCGTCGTCCTCCAGTGCATCATTTG GTATACCTTGATGTTGTTTTTGTTCGAGTACCGCGGGGCAAGGATGCTCATCTCGGAACAGTTCCCCGACACGGCGGGCTCGATTGTGTCGATCCACGTGGACTCCGATATCATGTCGCTCGATGGGAGACAGCCCCTTGAGACGGAGGCCGAGCTCAAGGAGGACGGGAAGCTCCACGTGACGGTGAGACGGTCGAACGCCTCGAGGTCTGACATCTTCTCGAGGAAGTCCATGGGCTTCTCGTCGACCACCCCGAGGCCGTCGAACCTCACCAACGCGGAAATCTATTCCCTTCAGTCCTCAAGGAACCCAACCCCGCGGGGCTCCAGCTTCAACCACACCGATTTCTACTCCATGATGGGTGGCATCCCCGGTGCGAGGAACTCTAACTTCGGAGCCAACGATGCATACGGCCTCTCGGCCTCCCTAGGGCCAACACCAAGGCCATCGAACTACGAGGAGGATGCTGGTGGAGTTGGGGGCAAGCCGAGGTTCCATGGCGGTTACCATGGCTCCGGGAACAACAACTACCCCGCCCCGAACCCGGGGATGTTCTCGCCGAAGAATGCGGGGGGTAAGAAGCCAAATGGGACGGCCCAGAGGAAAGGGGAGGAAGGAGGGAGGGATCTCCACATGTTTGTTTGGAGCTCAAGCGCTTCCCCGGTCTCCGACGTATTTGGGAATGGGAACCATGAGTTCGGTGGTACCAACAACGACCCAAAGGACGTGCGATTGGCCGTTTCGCCCGGAAAAG TGGAGAATCAAGAAGGGGAGTACCTAGAGAGGGACGACTTCAGTTTTGGGAATAGGAGGGCAATGGAGAATGGGCATGAAACAGGGGCTGAGAAGGGTGATGGGAAGCCAAAGGTAATGCCACCCACAAGTGTCATGACTAGGCTCATCCTCATCATGGTATGGAGGAAGCTCATCCGGAACCCTAACACGTACTCGAGCCTCATCGGCCTCACCTGGTCCCTCGTCTGTTTCAG GTGGAATGTGGAAATGCCGAAAATAATAGAGAAGTCCATCTCCATACTGTCGGATGCAGGGCTTGGCATGGCAATGTTCAGTCTTG GGCTATTCATGGCGTTGCAACCTAGGATAATAGCATGCGGGAACTCAGTGGCAGCTTTCACAATGGGCGTGAGATTCCTCACTGGCCCGGCCGTCATGGCCGCCGCCTCCATCGCCATCGGCCTCAAGGGCGACCTCTTACATGTTGCCATCGTTCAG GCAGCTCTTCCACAGGGGATTGTTCCCTTTGTCTTTGCAAAGGAGTACAATGTACACCCTGACATTCTCAGCACAGG GGTGATATTCGGTATGCTAATAGCTCTCCCGATAACACTCGTTTACTACGTCTTGCTGGGCATATAG
- the LOC116215511 gene encoding protein C2-DOMAIN ABA-RELATED 5-like, translating into MDSLLGLLRIRVKRGVNLAVRDVRTSDPYLVVKLGKQKLKTRVIKKDVNPEWNENLTLSIADPSVPITLTVYDHDTFTKDDKMGDAEFDITPFMDAKKMDLKGLPSGTIVSRVQPCRQNCLSEESCIIWSEGKVVQDMCLRLRNVECGEVEIQLQWIDIPGAARNP; encoded by the exons ATGGACAGCCTGCTCGGCCTCCTCCGCATCCGCGTCAAGCGGGGCGTCAACCTCGCCGTCCGCGACGTCCGCACCAGCGACCCCTACCTCGTCGTCAAGCTCGGTAAACAG AAATTGAAGACTCGTGTGATAAAGAAGGATGTTAATCCGGAGTGGAATGAAAATCTGACTCTCTCCATTGCAGATCCCAGTGTACCGATTACGCTG ACCGTCTACGACCACGATACTTTCACCAAGGACGATAAAATGGGGGATGCAGAGTTCGACATTACGCCTTTCATGGACGCCAAGAAGATGGACCTCAAGGGCCTGCCCAGTGGCACAATTGTATCGAGAGTGCAGCCCTGCAGGCAGAACTGCCTCTCCGAGGAGAGCTGCATCATCTGGTCTGAAGGCAAGGTCGTACAGGACATGTGCCTCAGGCTGAGAAACGTCGAGTGTGGCGAGGTGGAAATTCAGCTCCAATGGATCGACATTCCAGGCGCCGCCAGAAATCCATAA